The Streptomyces sp. WZ-12 genome segment CCGTTGCGCCCTGTGCCGTCGTGGCGTTCGCCAGCGTGCGCCCTCGTTTCAACATGGTGCACCAGAGCCACAGTGAGCGTTTAACCATCTGATGCATCGTCAAAGTTGACAGTGCCCAACAGGGGCGCCGCTCGCGGCGGGATCAGGGAGTGGCGGTGCAGACGACGGGCTTGTCGGGGGCCGACGTGTTCTCGACGAGGACCTTCTCGCCGTCGAGGAGGATGCGACAGCCTGCGGTGCCGCCCGGCGGCGGGGTAACGGTGACCTTGGCCTCCTTGCCGTCAAAAACGGTGACCTCCTTCGACCACGGTGCCTGGACGGCCGGGAGGGTGTGCTCCTTGACGGAGCGGTCCTCTCCCGGGTAGCGACCCCGGGTCTCCTGGAAGGTGATCGAGATTGGCTGGTTGCCGGTTGAGGATGCCTCGTAGGTGATGGCCCACATCTTGCCGAGCACGTTTCCCCTCTGGATCAGCATGACCGCCGTCACGACCGCGGCAAGCCCGAGGGCCGCACCGATCACCTTGCCGAAGGAACTCAAGCAACCACCTATGCAACTCATGAAGCCAGCATGGAAGACAACAGCACCCCCATGCGTCGCCCCTCGGACCTATCTACGCATACCTCTCAGGTCGTACAGGTTGCGGATGAAACAGGGAATGCCAGGCACAGACCCCGTTCCCCTCAGCCGTGCGTCACGACCTCCTGTCGCCCGGCGTCTCATGGCTTTGCTTGTTGAGAACGACGGCGGACGTCGTTGGCCTGCAGCCCAGCATGTACGGAGCCGTTACTCGTGTGCGCGCCGAAGCCGATGGTCGTGCGGTAGCGGTCGAAGGGATGGTCGGAGATCGTGCCGTTTTCCAGGCTGGCCTTGGTCGTCTTGGTGGAGATCCCTTCACGGGCCTTGAGGTTCAGGCAGCCCCGGATTGGCGATGAGGTCTCCACGGTGATGAGGGCGCGCGGAACGATCTCTCCAACGGGCGCTGGAGTGCCTTTCGCACGTCCACCGCGACGGCCTGCATGGAGGTGGCCGCGTCGGTCCGACTGACGTGCCGGCCGAGGACCGGTTTGAAGGTCGGGCGCTCCTCGACGTTGGCCGGCCGGTCGCGGCCGGTGGCGGGCCGTCACGCTTTCTCAGCGAACTCCATCAGGCTCATGCGGACAGCTTCGCGTGGCGCTTGACTTCTCCTGCCGTCCGCTGGGGCACGAGTGGTACGGCCGTCCACTTCGGTGCGGCCGGCGGCCCTTGTGAGACCCCCAATCGCCATTGCTTCGGTTACAGATGCTCGCCCGGAAGGGCGCTGTACACCTTCCGAAGCTTTTCCAGAACCGGATCATTCGTTGCGAACTCGGTGGCGTCGATGGCGTTGATCGCGCGAACGCCGACAGAGGTGTTCGTGGCGAAAGCGGCCCGCATGCGGGGAAGTTCCTTGAGGGTGACCGGAGCGGTGACGGTCTGTTCGTGAGCCTCCTGGAGCAACTGCATGGTGATGCCAGGGAGAACAGGGGCGTCGGGCCAGACCACGGTTCCGGTCTCGTCCACGAAGCCCAAGTTCCAGGTCGCTCCCTCGGACACCCGCTCATCGGTCTCCACGAAGACGGCGTCGTCGAAGCCGGCTGCCTGTGCTTCGCGGCGCAGCTTCAACTGTCCGAACAGCCCGACGTGTTTCACCAGGGCCGTGTCCCGACTGAACGTGAACGTCCTTGCCCTCAGCGGCGGGGGAGGCATTGCGCCTGTTGGCCTGGAGGTCACCAGGATCTGCGGATGCGCGTCGGCACCGGGATGTCCCACTTCCAGGGCGGGGTCGAAGACGGTCACCCGGACGGTGAACGACCCAGTGCGTTCTCGGGTGGCCTGACGGACGTAGCTTAGGACCAGCTCGGGGTCGAGGTCCGTTCCGAACACCACTCGGCAGTCACGGACAAGCCGCTCCATGTGGAGAGTCAGCCCGCGGACGGTGCCGTCGTCGCAGCGCACCGAGGTGAAGTGCCCGTAGTTCGTGAGCGCCAGGGTCTGGAGCTCTTCGAGCGAAACCGGTCTTCCGTTGAGTTCGATCACGCACCCAAGTCTGGCATCGAATTGGGGCATAAAGTCCCGACGAGAGAAGAAAGTTCGGAAAAGTTCAATACCAGGGCGATGGGAGGTCGTACTCCACAACGCCTTCGCGACGGCGCTTCAGGCATGGCGCAGCACCCATCGGCCGCCCTCCCAGGCACGTGCCGTCAAGCAGGAAACGGGGAGCATGGATCCCGGAAATGGTTGCACTCCTGGATCACCGCCCACGACGCCCAGTTCAAGAGGTTGGGCGAGGTCATGGCATGGGCTCGCTCCTCGGTGCTCCTCAGCGAGCCCGCTGTCCGCTCGGCGAATGTCACCGCCAAGCAGTCGGCATCAAGGCACTTGAACCTGCGTACCAGCAACGTGATCGCGGCAGGCAACCCACCCAACGGAGCGTCTACCAATCACCGTTCGTACCGGCCGTGCACGCGGGTTGGACTGCCACCGCGGTGTGGATAGCGTGCCGACGGCGCACGAGAACGCACTTGCAGAGCAACACCCCTCGCCCCGCTGGTCATCCGCGCTCGACGGCACAACCTCCTGCCGCACACCGAACACCGGCCTCCCATCGCCTGGACATGTGCCTGAGGCGGCTGGCGTCAAGGTCGAAGTCAGGACACTGTACCGAGCCGGGCGGTTGGTTGGGGAAAGTCCGACGCACCCTGGGCTGCCATGGGACGACCACCGCGGACCGACCGACCAATTACAGCCAACGCAACGGCGAGATCCAGCCGCCTTGTTCAACACCAAGGCCGATCCCCGATCCCGCAAATGGCTCAAATTCGCTTAACGTGCTGGCAGTTCTGCCGCGCAACCCGAGGCGCCGGACTCCCCCAAGTTCGACGGGAGCCCGAGGTCAGCGCAGCATTCGAGGTGCGTAAAGTGCCGAAAGTCCCTACTGCGGCAAACTTGGCTCACAGTAGGCGATTCGATCCGCTTTGGGTGCCACCAAATTGTGCCAATGGGCGCTGGACGGGCCGATTGTGGCGTGTAAGCATCCCCACGTGAT includes the following:
- a CDS encoding aminotransferase class IV family protein, translated to MIELNGRPVSLEELQTLALTNYGHFTSVRCDDGTVRGLTLHMERLVRDCRVVFGTDLDPELVLSYVRQATRERTGSFTVRVTVFDPALEVGHPGADAHPQILVTSRPTGAMPPPPLRARTFTFSRDTALVKHVGLFGQLKLRREAQAAGFDDAVFVETDERVSEGATWNLGFVDETGTVVWPDAPVLPGITMQLLQEAHEQTVTAPVTLKELPRMRAAFATNTSVGVRAINAIDATEFATNDPVLEKLRKVYSALPGEHL